In one window of Henckelia pumila isolate YLH828 chromosome 1, ASM3356847v2, whole genome shotgun sequence DNA:
- the LOC140873228 gene encoding uncharacterized protein, which translates to MGITDVDRVKCAIYMMRGDAASWWEGAVRGVNLPTLTWIEFRRIFFAKYFTEDFERGCRFVPLIADSAPEKLRQFVDGLRADIKHDVRMLDVTTYEAAVSRALRSEEGRKDILREQQRKRQLQTSYHESYPQQDAKKQSTGPSKGPNPLRQQGAIVPRAEALPLCQKCQKPHPGPCMKGSGMCYHCKEPGHIMLHCPKKNAAGRVFVMQAEEAAPDTLRITGEQNNNEVNVFPTGGEGV; encoded by the exons atggggattacAGATGTGGACAGAGTCAAGTGTGCAATTTATATGATGAGAGGGGATGCAGCCTCGTGGTGGGAAGGCGCTGTTAGGGGCGTAAACCTACCTActttgacttggatagagttcagacgtaTATTCtttgccaagtatttcactgaggat ttcgagagggggtgTCGCTTCGTACcccttattgctgacagtgcaccggAGAAATTGAGACAGTTTGTTGATGGGCTTAGGGcggacatcaagcatgatgtacGCATGTTGGACGTCACCACTTATGAGGCAGCGGTGAGTAGGGCACTACGATCCGAGGAGGGTAGGAAGGATATCTTGAGGGAGCAACAGAGGAAGAGGCAGCTACAAACATCGTACCATGAGTCGTATCCACAGCAGGATGCAAAGAAGCAGTCTACTGGGCCGTCGAAAGGCCCAAATCCACTGAGACAGCAAGGAGCTATCGTCCCTCGTGCAGAAGCACTACCTCTCTGCCAGAAATGCCAGAAGCCCCATCCAGGACCGTGTATGAAGGGATCAGGCATGTGCTACCATTGCAAGGAACCGGGACACATTATGCTGCATTGTCCCAAGAAGAATGCTGCTGGACGagtctttgtgatgcaggcagaggaaGCAGCACCAGATACTTTGCGCATCACGG gtgagcagaataataatgaagttaatgtgttcccgactggcggcgagggcgtatga
- the LOC140890994 gene encoding pentatricopeptide repeat-containing protein At1g62350-like: protein MINFKFSRLGFCENPQISTFIHTPRIVCGLRNGPRKPMWRKRVLSTEAIQAVQSLKLAHNSSKLEHVFSTKVCRLLKDDLLDTLAELQRQNELDLALKVFDFVRKEVWYAPDLSLFNQMIMMLGKNKMVEMAERLFVELRNEGLEPDTRTFTEMIGAYFKVEKVSKAMDTYELMKASGCDPDKLALTILIRNLEKAGEGTLSAVVKKECAKYFDYPQKFIEEVERKYPRRKSVVLL, encoded by the exons ATGATCAACTTCAAGTTCTCTCGATTGGGTTTTTGCGAGAATCCCCAAATTTCCACCTTTATTCACACGCCGAGAATCGTCTGCGGTTTAAGGAATGGGCCACGGAAACCCATGTGGAGGAAACGGGTGCTCTCCACTGAGGCCATTCAAGCTGTTCAGTCGTTGAAATTGGCCCACAACTCTTCTAAATTGGAGCATGTTTTCAGCACTAAAGTCTGCAGGCTTTTGAAGGATGATTTGTTGGATACGTTGGCTGAATTGCAGAGGCAAAATGAATTGGATTTAGCCCTCAAG GTGTTCGACTTTGTGAGGAAAGAGGTGTGGTATGCACCTGATTTGTCTCTGTTCAACCAAATGATAATGATGTTGGGTAAGAACAAAATGGTCGAGATGGCTGAACGACTCTTTGTGGAGCTGAGGAACGAAGGCTTAGAACCTGACACGAGGACCTTCACGGAGATGATTGGAGCTTATTTCAAAGTAGAAAAGGTAAGCAAGGCTATGGATACATATGAGCTGATGAAGGCTTCAGGCTGCGATCCGGATAAGTTAGCCTTGACCATTTTAATAAGGAATCTTGAAAAGGCTGGTGAGGGAACTCTTTCGGCGGTAGTAAAGAAAGAATGTGCTAAGTATTTCGATTACCCTCAGAAATTCATTGAAGAAGTTGAAAGGAAATAT CCGAGGCGAAAGTCAGTTGTCCTTCTGTGA
- the LOC140875750 gene encoding heavy metal-associated isoprenylated plant protein 37 produces MTKDEDFKLLKIQTCVLKVNIHCDGCKHKVKKLLQKIEGVYKVMLDAEVQKVTVSGNVDSQVLIKKLVKAGKHAELWSQKGNHQNQKRKQEYCSKIINNKGQQQNLFENLESLKKKNPKSPFATRLQDDSCVVDSDGGEEKEEEEQDQEMQAIKHKISQLALLQKQAESAKNPALKKVNENGNVNHQKTLLHSTTAEGKRVNDINTMMNLAGFHGNNGRGLQIQPNNMNHVFQGNNNNNPTGGFPVAGLSASAGHDPSLLMMNINGGYHASSSMNPFHQQAQMMYNRSPFIPQTTGFYHGYGSIPYGFSAAADHSSAYMFSDENTSSCSIL; encoded by the exons ATGACTAAAGATGAAGACTTCAAGCTCCTCAAGATCCAG ACATGTGTTCTCAAAGTGAACATACATTGTGATGGATGCAAGCATAAAGTGAAGAAACTTCTTCAGAAAATCGaag GAGTTTATAAAGTAATGTTAGATGCAGAGGTGCAAAAAGTAACAGTTTCAGGAAATGTAGACTCCCAAGTGTTGATCAAGAAACTGGTGAAGGCTGGGAAGCATGCGGAGCTCTGGTCTCAAAAGGGCAACCACCAAAACCAGAAGCGAAAACAAGAATATTGTAGCAAGATAATTAACAACAAAGGGCAGCAACAAAATCTTTTCGAAAATCTTGAATCCTTGAAAAAGAAGAACCCCAAATCCCCCTTTGCCACTCGTCTACAAGACGACTCATGTGTTGTTGATTCTGATGGtggagaagaaaaagaagaagaagaacaagaccaGGAAATGCAAGCTATCAAGCATAAGATCAGCCAACTGGCTTTGCTCCAGAAACAAGCCGAATCGGCCAAGAATCCAGCTCTGAAGAAAGTAAATGAAAATGGAAATGTAAATCATCAGAAAACACTACTACACAGTACTACTGCAGAAGGGAAGAGGGTAAACGACATAAACACCATGATGAATCTTGCTGGTTTCCATGGAAACAACGGGAGAGGATTACAGATCCAACCAAACAATATGAATCATGTCTTCCAagggaataataataataatcccaCCGGAGGTTTCCCGGTGGCCGGATTAAGCGCAAGCGCGGGACACGACCCATCTCTCCTGATGATGAACATCAATGGCGGATATCATGCTTCTTCTTCCATGAATCCTTTTCACCAGCAAGCGCAGATGATGTACAACAGGTCTCCCTTCATCCCTCAAACCACCGGCTTCTACCACGGTTACGGCTCGATTCCCTACGGTTTCTCCGCCGCCGCAGATCACTCTTCTGCTTACATGTTCAGTGATGAGAACACAAGTAGCTGTTCCATTTTGTGA